One Euphorbia lathyris chromosome 1, ddEupLath1.1, whole genome shotgun sequence DNA segment encodes these proteins:
- the LOC136222745 gene encoding serine/threonine-protein kinase UCNL produces MEPPPPQNKTSSSQPSPSSNFENIRAIKVLGKGAMGTVFLVHNTITDPSATNPYALKVVEKSSLHTKFDADRRARWEIEVLRQFSGRNSHPFLPHLISSFETPEFLAWAVPFCSGGDLNVLRYRQNDRVFSPAVVRFYLAEIVCAIEHLHEMGIVYRDLKPENILVQQSGHVTLTDFDLSRTLTKRTVKTILSSSSTDHHFDQSTKFPSELQKTHHRHRRKLTRWLTIIPSSNEKSGLKKTKSARVSPVSRRKLSFSSGERSNSFVGTEEYVSPEVVRGDGHEFAVDWWALGILTYEMLYGTTPFKGKNRKETFRNILMKKPEFIGQRNELTDLIERLLEKDPTKRLGYQRGACEIKEHVFFKRLRWDLLTEVLRPPFIPNKDDVNPPVTVTSGGLDIREYYNNLRAPPHSLPPSPLRSPSSYCHRNLSLTEF; encoded by the coding sequence ATGGAACCGCCACCACCACAAAACAAAACGTCGTCGTCTCAGCCATCTCCGTCATCAAACTTTGAAAACATTAGAGCAATCAAAGTCCTCGGAAAAGGAGCTATGGGCACAGTGTTTCTCGTTCATAACACAATCACCGACCCTTCCGCTACCAATCCTTACGCTCTCAAAGTCGTCGAGAAATCATCTCTCCACACGAAATTCGACGCCGACCGCCGCGCACGGTGGGAGATCGAGGTACTCAGGCAATTTTCTGGCCGGAATTCCCATCCGTTTCTCCCTCATCTCATTTCCTCCTTCGAGACTCCTGAATTTCTTGCTTGGGCGGTTCCTTTTTGCTCCGGCGGAGATCTCAATGTGCTTCGTTACCGCCAGAATGACCGTGTTTTCTCTCCGGCGGTGGTCCGGTTTTACTTAGCGGAGATTGTCTGCGCTATTGAGCATCTTCACGAGATGGGAATTGTTTACCGTGATTTGAAGCCGGAAAATATTCTCGTTCAACAATCTGGTCACGTGACTCTCACGGACTTCGACCTTTCTCGTACTTTAACTAAAAGAACCGTTAAAACaatactttcttcttcttctaccgATCATCATTTTGATCAATCCACAAAATTCCCGTCGGAATTACAGAAAACGCACCACCGTCACCGGCGAAAGTTAACCCGGTGGCTAACAATCATCCCGAGTAGTAACGAAAAATCGGGgttgaaaaaaacaaaatctgCTCGAGTTAGTCCGGTGAGCCGGAGAAAACTCAGTTTCAGCAGCGGAGAACGGTCTAATTCTTTCGTCGGTACGGAAGAATACGTGTCGCCGGAAGTTGTAAGAGGTGACGGACATGAATTCGCCGTGGACTGGTGGGCTTTGGGGATACTGACTTACGAGATGCTGTATGGTACGACGCCGTTTAAAGGGAAGAATAGGAAAGAAACGTTTCGGAATATATTAATGAAGAAACCGGAGTTTATTGGGCAACGGAATGAGTTAACGGACTTGATCGAACGGTTGTTAGAGAAGGATCCAACAAAGAGGCTGGGATATCAACGTGGCGCGTGCGAGATCAAGGAACACGTGTTCTTCAAACGGCTTAGGTGGGACCTACTAACGGAAGTACTACGGCCTCCGTTTATTCCTAACAAAGACGATGTCAATCCGCCGGTAACAGTAACGTCAGGTGGGTTGGATATTAGAGAGTATTACAACAATTTGAGAGCCCCTCCTCATTCACTGCCGCCGTCACCGTTGCGTTCACCATCTTCATATTGTCATAGGAATCTGTCATTGACGGAGTTCTAA